The genomic region GTGGCGATCTTCGCCAACCTGATCGCCCCGCACGATCCCGGACAGTTGTTGTTGCGCAGCCAGACCCGGTTGGCGCGCAACCAACTCGCACCGCCGCAGCCGGGGTTCCTGCTCGGCGGCGACACCCTGGGCCGCGACTTCTTCTCCCGGTTGGTGCTCGGGTCGAGGCAGACGCTCATCGTCGGCGTGGTGGCGACGTTGATCGGGCTCACCGGCGGGCTCATCCTCGGAACCCTGGCCGGCGCTTTCGGCGGCGCAGTCGACACCGTCGTGATGCGCCTGGTCGACGTGATGCTGTCGATCCCCAGCCTGCTGCTGGCGGTGTCGGTCGCGGCGCTGTTCCAGAACCCCAGCCAGACCAGCGTGATCATCGCCGTCGCCACTGTGCAGGTACCGGTGTTCGCCCGGCTGCTGCGCGGACAGATGCTCGCCCAGCGGGAGTCCGACCACGTGCTCGCAGCCAGGGCGCTCGGGGTCAAGCGGACCCCGATCGTGCTGCGGCACATGCTGCCCAACTCGCTCTCCCCGGTGATCGTGCAGGCCACCCTGGTGGTCGCGGTGTCGATCATCGACGCGGCCGCGCTGTCGTTCCTCGGTCTCGGTTCCCAAGACGTCGCCCAACCCGAATGGGGCCAGATGCTCGGCGAGGCGCAGCAGCGGATCGACTCCTATCCGTCGCTGGCCTTCTGGCCGGCCGGCTGCATCGTGTTCGTGGCACTCGGTTTCACGCTGCTCGGCGAGTCGATGCGTGAAGCCCTCGATCCCAAGAACCGGCGGTGAGTGAGATGGCACTGCTGTCCGTGGAAGACCTGAAGGTGGAGTTCCGGCGTCGCGGCGTCGCGCCGTTCACCGCCGTGGACGGGGTGAGCTTCGACGTCGATCCCGGTCGCACCGTCGGCCTGGTGGGCGAATCCGGCTGCGGCAAGTCGGTCACCAGCCTCGCGATCATGCGGTTGCTGCCCAGCCGCGGCAACCAGGTGACGGGCTCGGTACGTTTCGACGGCACCGATCTGCTCACGCTGTCGAAGTCGCAGATGCGGGACAAGCGCGGCGCCGACGTCGCGATGGTGTTCCAGGACCCGCTGTCCAGCCTCAATCCCGTGGTGTCGATCGGGTTGCAGGTGACCGAGGTGCTCAAACGGCACCGGGGGATGAGAGGTGCTGCGGCAGAACGCGAAGCCAAGGATTTGTTGGAGCAGGTCGGCATCCCGGACCCGGCCCGTCGGCTGCGCGAGTATCCGCACCAACTCTCCGGCGGCATGCGTCAACGGGCGCTGATCGCGATGGCGCTCGCCTGCCGTCCACGACTGCTGATCGCGGACGAACCCACGACCGCACTGGATGTCACCATCCAGGCGCAGATCCTGGCACTGCTCAGCACTCTCGTGCGGGAGCACGGGACGGCGATGATCATGATCACCCACGACCTCGGGGTCGTCGCCGGGCTGTGCGATGAGGTGAACGTGCTCTACGGCGGCCGGATCGTGGAGCGGGCCGACCGGCACGAGCTCTTCGCGCACCCACAGCACCCGTACACCAACGGACTGCTGGCCTCGATCCCGCGACTGGACGGTGATGTCGGCGAGCGACTGAACCCGGTGCGCGGCAGCGTTTCCGACAACATCCCGTGGTCCACCGGTTGCGCGTTCGCTCCGCGGTGCGACAACGCTGTGGAGGCCTGCCGGGTCTCCTCGCCCGCGCTGGAGCCGGCACCCGTCGGGTTGGAGCACCAGTTGCGCTGCTACAACCCGGTCGCACCGGACGGTCACAGCGCGGCCGGCACCGCGGTCCTGACGAAGGGAGGGCCGGCATGAGCGGCCCGGACGAGGAGCAGGTCGAGCCGCAGTTCGAACAGCGCATCGCGGATCTGCACGTGGAGGGCCTGGCGCCGACCGATGCGCCCACCGAGGCAGACGTGGCCGAGGGGTCGGTGGGTGCTGCCGCCCTGTCGGCGCTCACTGCCGATCTGAAGCCCGAGGACATCCTGCTCGAGGTCGATGACCTCAAGGTGCACTTCCCCATCAAACGCGGCGCCATCTTCGATCGCACGATCGGCTACGTCTACGCCGTCGACGGCGTCTCGCTGGCCGTGCGCAAGGGCGAGACCTACGGCCTGGTCGGCGAGAGCGGTTGTGGCAAGAGCACTCTGGGTCGCGGCATCCTCCGTCTCACCGAACCCACGTCCGGCAAGGTGATCTTCGACGGCACCGACATCGCGAGTCTGAAGAACGAGGAGCTGCGCCGGGCCCGCCGCCGGATGCAGATGGTCTTCCAGGATCCACTGGGATCGCTCGATCCGCGGCAGAGCGTCGAATCCATCCTGACGGAAGGGCTCAAGGCCCACGACCTGGCCGGTACCAAGCAGCAGACGTCCAAGGCGTTGCGGGAGCTGCTCGGCTCGGTGGGCCTGCCGTCCTCCTCGCTGCGCAAGTATCCCCACGAGTTCTCCGGCGGCCAGCGTCAGCGGATCGGGATCGCCCGCGCGCTCACCGTGAACCCCGATCTGATCGTCGCCGACGAACCGGTGTCGGCGCTGGACGTCTCGGTACAGGCCCAGGTGATCAACCTGCTCGAGGACCTGCAGATCGAGCGCAACCTGACCTATCTGGTGATCGCCCACGACCTGGCCGTCGTCCGGCACATCTCCGATCGGGTCGGCGTGATGTACCTCGGTGCGCTGGTCGAGGAGGCGCCGTCGGCCAGCGTCTATGCCGAACCGCTGCATCCGTACACCCGCGCGCTGATGTCGGCTGTCCCGGTCCCCGATCCGGTGCTGGAGGACAGCCGCGAGCGGATCATCCTGCGCGGCGATCTCCCGTCGCCGGCGAACCCGCCCACCGGCTGCCGGTTCCACACCCGGTGCCCCTGGAAGCAGGACACCCTGTGCGACACCGAGCGTCCGGTGCTCACCGAGCTCAAACCGGGCCATCGGGTTGCCTGTCACTACGCGGTCGACATCGCCTCCGGGAAGCTCAAGCCGAATGAGCTGGCGCTGGAAGTGATCTAGGCCAGATCCGTCAGCAGGAGTGGGCCGGAGGCCGGCGAGGGTCCCGACGCGCTCGTTCCTCGCTTGCCGGCCATCGCCGCCGCATCACGAGCGACCGCAGACAGCCTCTGCCGCAAGGCATCCGGAACGATGATCTCCAGCGGGAGGTCGGCTCCGAGCAGCATGAGCGCGACTGCCCGCAGGTGACGGGGCTCGGCGCGGATCACCCCGACGACCGCCGGCGCCGGGGTTCCGGCGGGTGCGGGCAGGATCTCCATCCGGTGTGCGGGAGCCAACGCGCGAACGTCCTCGGCAGCGGCGAGGAACAGCACCTCGCAGCGCAGTGTTGCCGTCCCCGAACCGCGGATGCCGGCGGCGACCGTCGCCTGCGCGTCGAAGTCCGGGGGTACGACGATCCGCAGATCGGTCTCGTGGACACGGGTGATCCGGTCGATCCGGAATGTCCGGACTGCGCGTCGCAGACCACAGAACCCGGTGACGTACCAATGCCCGGCCATCTGCACCACCCCGTACGGGTCGAGCGGGCGGCTGGCAGTCCCGGTCGGTCCGCGGTAGTCGATCTGCACGTGGTGGCGACGTGCGGTCGCCAGCGCCAACGCGAGCAGCTGGGCGTCGGCGACGGGATCGTCACCCAACAGGCTGATCTGTTGCGCGGCCACGACATCGGCGAGTGACGCGAGCGCCGCCCCGTACTTGTCGGAGAGCACCCTGCTCAGTCGGGTCCGGGCGCCGGCCACGGCAGCTGCCAGCCGGGAGTCACCGGCGGCGGCACCGAGCGCGAGGGCGAGGGCGAGGGCGAGAGCCTCCTCGTCGGTGAACCGCAGGGCCGGCAGGCTCGAATCCCGTACGAGCCGCACCCCGCCATGTCGCCCGGGGGTGACGGCCACCTCGACGCCGCGCTCCGACATCTGCCCCAGATCGCGCCGCACCGTCCGCTCGCTCGCACCGAGCTGCTCGGCGAGCTCGCCCGTCGTCGTGCGTTCCCTGGCGCGCAGGAGATCGAGCATGCGCGTGATGCGGTCCATCCCGTCATTCTGCCGCTGAACCTGGCCAGATGCTGACCGGGTTCGGTCCTAGCGTTGGTGGTGGACGAACTGCCTGAACACCGACCGAAGGACGACGTGATGACCCCGAGACCGTTCACCATCGACATTCCCGCCACCGACGTCAGCGAACTGCAGCGTCGACTCAGGTCGACCCGATTCCCCGAGGTCCCACCCAACACCGACTTCGCCCGCGGGACCTCTGGGGAGTACCTGCGTGAGCTGGTCAGCGCCTGGGCGGACGATTTCGACTGGCCTGCAGCGCAGGCTCGGTTGAACGAGATCCCGCAGTTCGTCGCGGAGGTGTCGGCCGGCGGGGACGCGAGCGAGCCGTCTCGGATCCACTACCTGCACGCCACCAGCACGGACCCGGAGGCGATCCCCATCCTGCTGGTGCACGGCTGGCCGGACAGTCCTTTCCGCTTCCGGACGGCGATCCCGCTGCTCACCGAACCCACGACGTCGGGACCGGCTTTCGAGGTGATCGCACCCTCGTTGCCGGGCTTCCACTTCTCCGGGAACACGGCGCTGCACACTGACGCGGTCGCCGATCTGTTCGCAGCCTTGATGACCGAGCTCGGTCACGAGAAGTTCGTGCTCGCCGGCGGCGACATCGGGTCAGGGGTGGGCCTGTCGATGGGTCGGCGGCATCCCGACCGACTGATCGGGCTGCACCTGACCAATGCGGACTATCCGAGCGGCAACGAACCCGGCCTGACTGCTGACGAACGGGCCTACGCCGACTTCATCCAGCAATGGTGGTTCACCCAGGGCGGGTACGCGGCGGTGCAGTCGACGAAGCCGCAGATCGTCGGTCCGGGTCTGGCGGACTCGCCGGCCGGCCTGGCCGCATTCATGCTCGGCCTGATCGACACCGGTGCCCACGCGCATGACGTCGAGGCGGCGTTCGGCGGACGGGACGAGCTGCTCGTCAACTTCAGCCTGTACCACTTCACCAACTCCGCGGCCTCCGCTGCCGATGCCTACTGGGCGCAGTCGGCGGGAAGTGCCTGGGGTGCAACGCCGGCGCGGGTGGAGGTGCCGACCGGCTTCGCGATCTTCCCGCGTGAGGCGCAGTCACCCAGGGAGTGGTGCGAGCGGCAGGCGACGGTGGTGCGCTACACGAAGATGCCGCGAGGGGGTCACTTCGCAGCTCTCGAAGTGCCGGACGACTACGTGGGTGAGCTGCGATACTTCGTCCAGGATCTCCTCGACCGGGACTGACCCGGCGGGGCGGGAGTGTTGATCACGACCGGACCTGTGTGCCGGGATCCCGGACCAGAGGCAGGGGGAGGAGATCGGTGCGCGCCAGCAGAGCCTGGGTGGTCGGTGGGGTGGTAGCGATGGTCGCCGCTGCCGCTCTCGTGGCGGGAGTGGCCGCGGGACCGGTGGTGGATGGGGTGGCACGCTCTGCTGTCGCGGTGAGCAGCGGCGGTTCTGCGACACCGCCCGTCACCGCGTCGACCGGGGCGGCCCAGCGGCCGGCCCCGTCGCCGTCCCCGGCGCTCGACGAGTCCCAACTCCTCAGGATCGGCAACCCGGCCCTCTACGCCGACGAGACCTCCCCGACCACTGCCGGTGCCGGACCCACCGGCCTGGCGTGGCGCCAGGTCTTCCGCACGCTGACCCGGTACGAGTCCGGCTCGCTCGAACTCCGGCCCGATCTCGCCACGTCCTGGTCGATGGTGTCCGGCGGACGCACCTGGATGTTCCACCTGGCGCCCGGGAGAACGTTCCAGGACGGCACCCCGGTGGATGCGTCGGCCATCTGCGCCAACATTGATGCCTGGGCCGAGCAGGGTGACCACCTCGGCTGGGACTGGTACCTCTCGGGGAACGACTACCTGGGCT from Nakamurella sp. A5-74 harbors:
- a CDS encoding WYL domain-containing protein; protein product: MDRITRMLDLLRARERTTTGELAEQLGASERTVRRDLGQMSERGVEVAVTPGRHGGVRLVRDSSLPALRFTDEEALALALALALGAAAGDSRLAAAVAGARTRLSRVLSDKYGAALASLADVVAAQQISLLGDDPVADAQLLALALATARRHHVQIDYRGPTGTASRPLDPYGVVQMAGHWYVTGFCGLRRAVRTFRIDRITRVHETDLRIVVPPDFDAQATVAAGIRGSGTATLRCEVLFLAAAEDVRALAPAHRMEILPAPAGTPAPAVVGVIRAEPRHLRAVALMLLGADLPLEIIVPDALRQRLSAVARDAAAMAGKRGTSASGPSPASGPLLLTDLA
- a CDS encoding ABC transporter permease, translated to MAPEQKNLITHKRDKIDALAATAVVDPEDIADGGSIIADAWRRLRVNPVFWVGAVIISLFVLVAIFANLIAPHDPGQLLLRSQTRLARNQLAPPQPGFLLGGDTLGRDFFSRLVLGSRQTLIVGVVATLIGLTGGLILGTLAGAFGGAVDTVVMRLVDVMLSIPSLLLAVSVAALFQNPSQTSVIIAVATVQVPVFARLLRGQMLAQRESDHVLAARALGVKRTPIVLRHMLPNSLSPVIVQATLVVAVSIIDAAALSFLGLGSQDVAQPEWGQMLGEAQQRIDSYPSLAFWPAGCIVFVALGFTLLGESMREALDPKNRR
- a CDS encoding oligopeptide/dipeptide ABC transporter ATP-binding protein, whose amino-acid sequence is MLLEVDDLKVHFPIKRGAIFDRTIGYVYAVDGVSLAVRKGETYGLVGESGCGKSTLGRGILRLTEPTSGKVIFDGTDIASLKNEELRRARRRMQMVFQDPLGSLDPRQSVESILTEGLKAHDLAGTKQQTSKALRELLGSVGLPSSSLRKYPHEFSGGQRQRIGIARALTVNPDLIVADEPVSALDVSVQAQVINLLEDLQIERNLTYLVIAHDLAVVRHISDRVGVMYLGALVEEAPSASVYAEPLHPYTRALMSAVPVPDPVLEDSRERIILRGDLPSPANPPTGCRFHTRCPWKQDTLCDTERPVLTELKPGHRVACHYAVDIASGKLKPNELALEVI
- a CDS encoding ABC transporter ATP-binding protein, translated to MALLSVEDLKVEFRRRGVAPFTAVDGVSFDVDPGRTVGLVGESGCGKSVTSLAIMRLLPSRGNQVTGSVRFDGTDLLTLSKSQMRDKRGADVAMVFQDPLSSLNPVVSIGLQVTEVLKRHRGMRGAAAEREAKDLLEQVGIPDPARRLREYPHQLSGGMRQRALIAMALACRPRLLIADEPTTALDVTIQAQILALLSTLVREHGTAMIMITHDLGVVAGLCDEVNVLYGGRIVERADRHELFAHPQHPYTNGLLASIPRLDGDVGERLNPVRGSVSDNIPWSTGCAFAPRCDNAVEACRVSSPALEPAPVGLEHQLRCYNPVAPDGHSAAGTAVLTKGGPA
- a CDS encoding epoxide hydrolase family protein, which encodes MTPRPFTIDIPATDVSELQRRLRSTRFPEVPPNTDFARGTSGEYLRELVSAWADDFDWPAAQARLNEIPQFVAEVSAGGDASEPSRIHYLHATSTDPEAIPILLVHGWPDSPFRFRTAIPLLTEPTTSGPAFEVIAPSLPGFHFSGNTALHTDAVADLFAALMTELGHEKFVLAGGDIGSGVGLSMGRRHPDRLIGLHLTNADYPSGNEPGLTADERAYADFIQQWWFTQGGYAAVQSTKPQIVGPGLADSPAGLAAFMLGLIDTGAHAHDVEAAFGGRDELLVNFSLYHFTNSAASAADAYWAQSAGSAWGATPARVEVPTGFAIFPREAQSPREWCERQATVVRYTKMPRGGHFAALEVPDDYVGELRYFVQDLLDRD